From Anastrepha obliqua isolate idAnaObli1 chromosome 3, idAnaObli1_1.0, whole genome shotgun sequence:
agtcggcttgaaactgtaggtccctccatttgtggaacaacatcaagacgcacaccacaaataggaggaggagctcggccaaacacccaataagggTGGTACtcaccaattatatacatatatatatatattgttgaCGATGTGGAGAAAGAGCAAATAGAAGTAGAGTAGAATGGGGTAAGATAGGtcatttttttttggagagCTCTTGCTACGGTGGttttgcattgattttgaaaaataagcaagattttgaaaggttatttatcagctaacattttttttatactgacttatgtttggctaaatattttggaaactgcattcaataagacaaaggtactttttttcgatattttcaaaatcgggGGGCACGATAGGTCACTATATGTGAGGGGAAAAGAACAATGTACATGGCTTGGAAATTaacgttttaacttttatttatagagtATGAACACTGCACATGTTATAAAAGttaggaatttttctttaattcatttttcttctcttctttggtcaatttttggcgtttttgtaTGAGCTTCTGCCTCTTTGCAGcctctctttctttttttctttcggcggcaaattgtttttttgcttcCGCGTCCGATTTCTTCTGAGCTGCAGCTGCTTGCTCAGCGCGTAATGGCTCTAGCATCACTGCGTCTGGGAGAAGTGCAGCTTTACGTCGCTTCCGGTCTCGATTTGATGGTTTGCGCAGTGGAGCTTTAGGAAACGGCCGAATGTACTCAATTGGAATTAATAGGTCGAGATTCGATCGATCTGGCTCTTGATCGGCATTCGATAAAACAGGCTCTTCATGGGCATTCGATGAGCCAGTCTCTTGATGAGCAATCGATGGACCAACCTCTTGATCTGGTTCGTCCTCGTACGAACGATCAGTTACGAATGCTGGCGTGAAATCATCTTCCGAAAAAATGTCGCGATTAAATGGCCAAATGCCAGTCGATCTGAATCCAGCGATGATATTCATGCTGGAAGCACCTTTCAACAAGGGTTCAGCTACCAGTACCGCTATTCGGTCGATGGTAATAGGAATGCCGGAAGGATTTAACATCCACGCCTTGCAGGAATggtcaaaataagttttgagcGGCCCAAATACTCCTCTATCGAGAGGCTGCAAACGATGGCTGGTGTGCGGAGGTAGAGTTAAtacttcaatattattattcttacaAAAGTCTAATCCAGCAATTGTCATGTGAGATTCGTGGTTATCCATGATGAGCAAAGTTTTTTCAGTACTAGAGTACTAGTACTAGTACCAGATCGAATcgcataatttttgaagtgcttcgaacggaattttaaattgtttagaggCTGATCGAACTCTAGCGCCATCTCGGACTGCCGCGATTGCATTTTTTACATCCTCTTCACTTCGTTTCGGCGTTTTTCTCACATCATTACGCACCATTTTGCTgcagaaacaattaaaatttattttattcaattaaaagtagTGACCTATAATGCCCCCAGACGGCTGACCTATAGTGCCCCCAAGCACATGTTTTGAGTTAgtgtcgatatttttattttaaacaaaaatatcaaaaaagctAACACATTATTCGTGTTCAGCATTATTTTCTACGTAAAATAAAACTCAcctgacaaatatttacatacattaaatgcactgcaccgtagaataaaaaaaaatgctatgtcggagaaaagctcacaaaaaactaaacgacGCCAGAACTAGGATAACTAATCAATGGTGACGGCCGAAATGACAGTCGGGTACGTTGTTCCCCACCACGTATTCAATTCACATAAGACGAGTGACCTCTGCAAAAACAGTGCGACGAAAACTATTGTGCCCCCATACCTATCTTACCCCATTCTACTCTACtggttaatttaattgcgcaatttgcTGCTGTACTTATAATAGGCAGCTgtaggaaatccgtaaacgacgtctactgaggttgcaaaaaataatggcagcaatacgcatgcgaaattcgatattacatttttatagtAAACAATAACAGGCCAAAGTGTCTACGAACACACGcctttttctgtaatatgaatgcataattaataatatctaacaaaagttttattagaaCTACATCTAGAAACCTCTTTTTCTTTGccgttttatttagtttttacttttacgtttctccttacatttgtaataataataacccaGAAAACACAGGGAGGGTTGTACAgcaaaaagtataatttttttctaatttttgacgtgataacgtcttataattcgatttaacaggctgcacgcacgaaaaaatgtgtcgttaccttgctcattagtgttaccttgctcattgccgttaccttgaatgaactgcaagcgaaagcgcggaacgaacgacaaagcaaacaaagcaaacgaacggcaacgttcgacatcttgctctctcctacttaagtgagcgtatatgtgtatgtatatgcgcatatgtacatatataaattcacgtatttgtatttgcatatgccttcttattgattattattaatttgatttacttgaagaacttaaaataaaaccaagtttgttaataatacctgttgttttaatgttattattattttttgacgtgacaacgtcttataattctatgtagccggctgcatgcaccaaaaaatgcgtcgttatcttgctcatgcgtcgttaccttgcttgaacagcatgttatgttatgttatgttatgttatgttatgttatgttatgttatgttatgttatgttatgttatgttatgttatgttatgttatgttatgttatgttatgttatgttatgttatgttatgttatgttatgttatgttatgttatgttatgttatgttatgttatgttatgttatgttatgttatgttatgttatgttatgttatgttatgttatgttatgttatgttatgttatgttatgttatgttatgttatgttatgttatgttatgttgtattatgttatgttatgttatgttatgttatgttatgtcatgttatgttatgttaaagtatattatgttatgttaatgttaactcattctctatatccatacaaaatatctatcaaacaaataaaattaaaattttcttttgaaaaatgcaaccattcaatcagtattttcttatgacgttataacgttaaactatcgtcagtaaaccgactttacagacaacctcttttttttaatttgatttaacaagcaatactttttatttGGTTCGTATGACAACATTTTCacgtacaaaaaaatatgacgtTGGTAAAACTCTAATGAGCTGTTTTCGGGTTCCTAAATTTGTCATGGGACGTCCTTAGTCCGATATTTTTAACAAGAATTTATAGCTGCGGTCATTTATTGAGTAACTAAAGTTTCCTATTTGTGCAACCAatactaaaatttctttttttgttttctagggCAAAAAACCAcattatttcatttacttttttacttaatatacttttcttatttttatttaattaatttatttttttgttttattatattttgcaatatttttttgtattgtgttttaatttttgttatttaattttatgtaaatattctttttcatatgaaatctcttgtttttttatattttttaatttaatttaaatttttgtgaaataaccAAGCAGAAACTTTGCGTCTTTCAGAGTTAAAATTGTGTGCTTCTAAAAGCTTTTCCCATTCACTCGCTTACTTAGCGGTGAACTAAACCCTTTGCACGTCAATCGCTTACTCCGGCCTGTGCAAAGCTTTCGTTCAATTTGCTGACTGGTTTGTCGGTTTGCTTGGTAGTAAACAAAGCAAAGGGGTGGAAGGCTTGTTTGTTATTCCATGCAGATGCATAGATACAATCGCCAGCAACGACCCCCGCTCTATGCCAAACGCCCCCTtggttttgcaaaaatttccaactgtcaaatgcaattttccattcCTCATAATGACTGAAGCTGTGCACTGTGCTGTGTTGagctaatttttgcaaattcatTTCTAACAACAGTTAAAAAGGCAAAATGCAGCAATTTTTGTGATtctcaaataataaaaaggttaatttattgtgaaaattATACCAAAAGCGAAAGAATAGACATTTGTTCCGCCTACGAAGCAACGACGGTGCGCCACAAGTGGGTGCGACGTGTGGTATCACTGAAACATATGGTAGTGATTTTAGGTGCAtctttatgaatgaaaaaaccGGAAGAACTTCAATTGAAAACACAATAGAAACTCAAAAAATTCTTGCGAAAATATAGCAAAACCTGTACACGGCAAGCAGATTTGCAGCTTTTGGTCTGATTTACATTTGAAATTACTACTAGCGGCGCGGCCATGGAAGAGGTGGACGATGAGACATTCGATGATGCCAAGTCGACGCGCACATCCGATGAGAATCGCAAgtaagtttcaataaaaaaaaatagttataaataaaaagcttgtatttctttcttttatctTATGTTTATTTGTGCAGGCAAAACCACAGTGAGATCGAGAAGCGTCGTCGTGATAAAATGAACACCTACATAAACGAGCTTTCATCCATGATTCCTATGTGCTATGCAATGCATCGGAAATTGGACAAACTGACAGTACTTAAATATACAGGTCAgttatgtaaagggtgtttttgttagaggttaggttttcaagttggcactacttttttcgtagatggtcttcttgacagctgtcacttgatttatgctcagtttggtttgccatttcataatgaatagacttacacctgaaccacgtttgcaaatcgtgcaaatttattacgaaaataatggttcggttcgcgcgacgcatcgaagaaaatttcgtTCAGAGATGaggctcacttttggttgaatgggtatgtcaataagcaaaattgtcgcatttggagtgagcataatccacaagccattgctgagacgccgttacatcctcaaaaagtcactgtttggtgtgctctatgggcagagggaatcattggtccatatttctttaaaaatgaagccggctataatgttacagtcaatggagagcgctatagagccatgattaatgactttttcgtgcctgaattggacgatgttgatgtggacgacctttggttccaacaagacggcgctacatgccatacagccaacgcaacaatcgatttattgaaggaaacttttggtgagcgcattatctcgcgccgtggacctgtggcgtggcctccaagatcgtgcgatataacaccgctggactatttcttgtggggctatgtgaagtcgcttgtctacgcagataagcccgagacgattgacgtcttggaagagaatattcggcgcgttattgctgacatacggccccaattgctgcaaaaagtggtcgaaaattgggcctctcggctggaatttattcgagccagccgcggcggccacttgcccgaaatcatttttaaaacataatggcaaacccttatctttataataaagctaaattcttggccataacattaaattatatacgttttacttcatcttgaaaacctaacctctaaaaaaaacaccctttagttgCATTGAAGAAGGTTCACTTCATATTTCGTTCAACTGAAAGTGTCTTTGCTTGGCCTAGGCTTCcattcacacattttttctgttttacagTGCAACACTTGCGTGGCATTCGCGGCAGCGTGCATCCTTATAGTGGCGGTGATTATAAGCCATCTTTTCTCTCGGATCAGGAACTCAAAATGCTTATACTACAGGCATCTGAAGGATTTCTTTTCGTCGTGGACTGTGATCGAGGACGCATTCTATATGTTTCAGAGTCAGTGTCGCAAGTGTTGAACTGTTCGCAAATGGATCTACTCGGCCAGAGTTGGTTTGACATATTGCATCCAAAGGATGTGGCCAAAGTGAAGGAGCAGCTTTCCTCATTGGACCCCTGTCCGAGAGAACGTTTGATTGATGCTAAGAGTAAGTATAAAATGGGAAGATTTTGcgaaataaaagattttctAAATCCTCAGGGATAGGATCTATACAAAATACTCAGCTTAATCGTTACCTTTCGTATTCCAGCTATGTTACCCGTCAAATCGGACATTCCACAAAGTCTCTGCCGCCTCTGTCCGGGCGCACGACGTTCGTTCTTCTGCCGCATGAAACTCAAATCGAATAATAACCAAATAAAAGAGGAATCCGACACATCCTCCAGTTCACGCAGTTCAAACAAGCGAAAATCTAAGTTGAGTGTTGATCACAAATATCGCGTTATACAATGCACTGGTTATTTGAAGTCGTGGACACCGATCAAAAATGAAGACCAAGATAGCGAGAGTGAAGATAATCTGACAAATCATTCCAGTTTAGTGGCCATCGGGCGAATACCACCGAACGTATTGGAGTCGAATGTGCCACCGTCATTGGACAACCATCCCAATATAAAGCATGTGCTATTTATCTCAAGACATTCGGTAGACGGAAAATTCCTATTCATTGACCAGAGGTGcgcaaattgatttttaattaaattcaattttcatactaaaaaatttCCTTTAGAGCTACACTGGTCATAGGTTTTTTGCCGCAAGAAATGCTAGGCACCAGCTTTTACGACTACTTCCATCATGAAGATATTCCTGCATTGGCGGAGTCACATAAAATGGTCATACAAGCGCCGGAGAAGGTGACTACGCAAGTTTATCGCTTTCGCTGCAAAGACAATAGTTTTATACAGTTGCAAAGCGAATGGAAAGCCTTTAAAAACCCATGGACAACTGATATTGAGTATATAATTGCGAAAAATACAGTATTCCTTTGAACACTCACTCAGCAGCTTTGGTACACTATCGGGTGCATCTGTATGTAATTTAGAAGAAACAGCTCTTAAACTATTTTAAATGTACTAAATGTATTGATATCCttaatatatacctacatatatgaattttcattttagaaTTAAGTTTGTCTCATAAACtgtttacatatttgcatataagatgttcaaaaataaaacttcatctACCACACATTCTTTCGTGTATTCGAAAGGCGTAACTTCAATCGTCTTATTTTCTGGATACGTAAAGCGTATATGATAATTAAACCGTTAAAGACCTTTGGAGTATGAATGAAAGAAtgttaaaagtgttaaaaagcCCAAAATCGTTCATTTTACCACTAGGCGAAGGTGAGCTCCTAAAGCTGAGCAAAATGGCTtgataaatacaataatttatcATAtcactagcgtaccctcgcccgcttcgctagacgataaattcaatgatttgctgaaagagaataaaattaatacgaaacaaagcaaattctttgatacaatttcattcgaactttattgtaacactttttggtagacaacgtttttggttttttcatctttcgcgtgaataatgacgatggtttgccaactcgtgagcaacctacatacaattgtccatgagaaaaaattgggtattctaaattaataccgcacatttgtagaggctgtccttgcgccttattaattctcatagcgaaggcaaggcgaatagggaactgcaaacgtttgaaatcgaatggtaaatccgccggaatcagtggaattcagggtatcaaaatgtctgctcctttgtacttccctttcaaaattgttgcttcgataacgttacccactagcttcttcacagcgagtctggtaccgttgcaaattcggggcacattactattgcgcagcataataatcggtgctccaatttttaatcgtaaattatgaggtggtaagcctggcaaatcgagtgagtttaagaattcaggtggataatttacgacctcatcttgatcagtaatagtctccattgacttatacgcaactatgtcaccaggtatttgatctaaaatagctgaatttatatcattgacgtccttatttttcccagctaaaattgctctttcgctgagtcaatcatggtttttgtaatgttgaactatgtttggaaatacactctgtatcaatgcctctttaaactgtgcaaaagtgcagaaattgttaggcaatgttatcattcctgttgtttttggaaaaaggtttatttttttggttaaaaagtgttttttgaagttttgaaaaacacttcgctctaacaaatttcttctcagttaattgctgaaaattaaatattttgaaaaaactattttttttttaatttaacgtttttgagaaaattttgttcttgaaaaaatttcatacttttgaaaagtttaaattgatttgttaaaaaagatttttttccgctttgaaaaacaccccctcgaaaaaatgtattctctctattaatagtggaatatgaaatgttttgaaaacaccagttttttttaaattttgtttggttttcagaaaattttgttttgaaaaaatttcatacccttgaaaaagttttcttttattttatttgtttaaaatttttgaaatttttttttttttgtaattttagaaaaacacctcttcgaagaaatttcttttatctttttgaggaaaatttggttttgaaaaaatttcatgctttcgaaatttttttattttactttatttcttcaaaatttttgaaaacaattttttttataattttcgaaaaacacccctttgaaaaaatgttttctatgtgtcatagtggtattccattaacttttaggattatagtcaaatacttacaaatatcaacgctttcacaaatagcaacaataaaaaaatttcctcaaaaccaaaaaatttactttttttctaaaaaaattctaaacaaacaacgtaataaatttagaattttgtgttcacgaaaaatcagtattgtttttattgtattaatggaaaccaaaatgttgcaaaaaaccaaaacaaaactaaattatttttttgtgttcattcggtccatatgttccataaaaagttgatatggtaaataatatgcagggtctgatacacgcaaatttccattgaccattatagtgacaaaattatcgatcaccaattcgaacaggatttcaaaatcagagttggaatgagttgttgtgtggtgtacttctgaaaaaatgagaaataaacaaaataaatctaaaaattcgaattctaactttatcttgtgtatgttcttattacctttgaatttttccaatgaagcaccattcattttaaattttccaagaattttttttatcatttcgcgtttctttcctttttcattcgattccaacatttgttcatagccgaaaacatcgtttgcaaacgcattcatttccatatagaattggtcaaagaaagcattgctcaattgaattgaaacattattttcataaatacttaggaccttaactaatgcaccttggtacatacctaacgcagatattcatcgcgaccttgacatcgatactattgatgaaacaatacaaagcgctagcagaagacacataaatagactattaacgcatacaaatcctatgatgacaagactaccaaataaagaaaaatctacccaaagtcggcttaaccgtcaaacaccaacagatcttgcaaaatccttgtaatcaattgtcaactaatcgtatatgtcattgtttgttaaccacttgtttttaaataatatgtatatatctcttctaaatgagcttgggggcaatggcccttcaatatcactctcattccatctttttgtaaatcaaattacttattgtctaacgacaggtataatattttatggaagaaataaaaaaaaaaaaatttttcattcgaatcatttgaaatttctgtatacaataacgaaaaattcaaaaaaagttgtacacataaaatgaatgtcgattcgaaacttactttaatctaagaatcgagcaagttttgttttgtacattattttgattttttcttttttttatatgaagaaaatatttaaaagaaatttttttttgctaaaaaccttcccctagtggatccctataatatgaaaaaagaacgaataaaattggcctcgtatcggcccaaaaaaatgcgtacaagggaacatcatttcatttttatatatatagattacttCCTCTAGCGAGCGAATGCGATAGCATTTTTCTAATTACGACGGCAACTGATTCTATGTCGAGATCGCGTTCGAAGTCGCTGATGGGTACATACTATGCGCTACCAGCGCACCGCAAGACTTTATCCTGGAACCTTGGATTTGAAGAGaagtattttattgtaaatgGATAAAACGGATCCATTACCCATAACCCAATACttgtttctgaatttaatatcAAGTACTTCTCTTTCCTTCTTTACGTGAGCACTCCATCTGAGTTTGGTGTTAGGAGTTATACCCAGTTATTTAGCCGTGTTATGATACGGAACTTGCACTCCATTTATATTTAGCGGAAGATATCTGATTTTATTGTACGTGAAGTCAAAATGAAGGTATAtggtttcatttaattttatgtgtcAAGTAGCTGTCCATTGACTCAATCTGTGTGTTTCCAACTGACAAGATAGCTGTGTCGTCTCCAAACGTTGCTGTGACGCAGTTCCTATCGGTAGGCAAATCGCATGGAAAAATTAGGTGAAGGGTGAGCTCCAAAAGGCTACCCTGCGGTACACCACTTATAATTTCTTTCAGTTCAGGATACGTATCGTCGTATTTAATTCGAAAGAAGCGATCAGAtaaataggattttaaaatataatattccgTTGGTAATGgctcttttgttttgttgagaAGGCCACCGTGACTTACCTCATCGTAAGCCTTGGATACATCGCGGAAGACAGCACAGCACATGACCGGTTTGGAATTGTTACTAAATATCCTGAatagaagaggactgggctaatcatcgacttcacagagagaatataagaaaaaagtacggaaagccaaacttgaatcctatagaaatttctgctgCTCTGAGCTATGATTTTCGACTCTTCTTATATTTGTCAGCTTTTTCTGCAAGTTGTCATGTTGAAACCGTCGGTATTGATCATAGAACCTTTActtctgttgttgttattgttgttgttgttgttgttgtagcagcaagtgaagccccgtcagtgtagagtATATCATCAGTTGTCTTCGtcaggctcatctaaaggtaggcccaggaaacatggtgtttcgacaggttgggtccagagggagagaggtgttagatgagtgggttttaaagggcatgtgaaaaggtggttagtgtcgtgcggggtgccttcacatgccggacattaGTTTGgcatgtcggggtcgattctggataagtaggaggtctcacggggaagctggagctcttcatctgcaatggtTGGTGGTTGGAccccgattacggcattcactggacgggagcttatgaaggtggtaacagtctcccggtgaatgtcgtttaatgtctgtctaaacactgtccggtccagtaggtctctgtttgttttgtcccggatctcgtcggcgtagtgTAGTAGGTGTCTCCTAACGTGCGGGGAGgtggctctggctcaagcaggtgtctgcaagggtgaaacctatGGTAGCACCCTAACATGAACTGCTTGCTAAgtagtttgttatgctccttgacAGGGAGCATATtggcctcgttgtgaaggtgttgtatTGGGGGCATGAGGAGGCAgcccgtcgctgtccgaatggcagtgttttggcatgcctggagctttatccactgcgtgtcaatagtttcaggcgaccagacaggcgcagcatagtttagaaccggccggccaattgccttaaatgttgATAGCAACAATACTTTCTCTTTGCCCCatgtgctgccggcaagcgatttgaggacctttttGCCAtattggactttagtggcaattgcggttgtgtgcgcagagaaggagagcaaactgtcgaaggttacccccaaaattttgcgattgtttaccgtcggaattggggtgtcatcgacttttaccttgagaggcagtttgacctccgttgtccaggtggtaaatggtttaaaaatagGCATTGGAAAAAGATCTGATTCAGTAGATTTCATTAAGAGAAGCCTTCCACACTACTACAATGTTGTTCAAGCTTTTTGGCAATGGTAGGCCTCGCTTCTTCAAAACACGTCTCTCTCGGAGGTGCAAATGGGTGTGCGAAGAAATATCTGGCATAGGACTTGGACAATCGTATCTATGATCAGTTGGGTATCCCGGTTTCACAAGCTGAGGAGAAGTCTTCACTTAATTACGAACAGAAAGTGGAATAATCGGAATGTCTGCGGAACGCTTTGGTTAACACACAATGAaggaaaaacacaatttgttgAGGCTCTAAATATATAGCTTCTTACGAGAATACCAATGAGGCTCAATGGTTATTACTCGTATGATCGCCAGATTCGGAGCCTCTCATAAAGACTTTAGAAGAAGCTGTAAAGGTAACGACATCCTGTGCGATTGAGCCGTTGTACCAACACTTCTTCATTTCCataactcctgcagaagtcattgtgaggtacgcCCATCCAAACTAGGATGCCAATAGTGTAGTGACCCGTTATGACACCTATGAGGACACGGATAGTTGATCTGTGGAATTCAAGCAGACATTCTGTCCTTTTAAagggtgggtttgaaaatttcaaaaaatcgaattttgtttttttgcctcattaaatagtacagtatgtttaaaatactctcctaaaattttaagtcaatccgagtaaaattctaagagatagacccttcagaagttccgcccattaggccacgtcagttgagcgcttcgctcgtatacgtgtttatctcaaaactccattttttaagtcggtggacacgatatctcgaaaagttatgaagcgatttagttcaaattttgtacaaatctttgaaataacattatctagttattgaacgaaggattttttttttgttaattacaacaattttttttta
This genomic window contains:
- the LOC129240896 gene encoding protein cycle encodes the protein MEEVDDETFDDAKSTRTSDENRKQNHSEIEKRRRDKMNTYINELSSMIPMCYAMHRKLDKLTVLKYTVQHLRGIRGSVHPYSGGDYKPSFLSDQELKMLILQASEGFLFVVDCDRGRILYVSESVSQVLNCSQMDLLGQSWFDILHPKDVAKVKEQLSSLDPCPRERLIDAKTMLPVKSDIPQSLCRLCPGARRSFFCRMKLKSNNNQIKEESDTSSSSRSSNKRKSKLSVDHKYRVIQCTGYLKSWTPIKNEDQDSESEDNLTNHSSLVAIGRIPPNVLESNVPPSLDNHPNIKHVLFISRHSVDGKFLFIDQRATLVIGFLPQEMLGTSFYDYFHHEDIPALAESHKMVIQAPEKVTTQVYRFRCKDNSFIQLQSEWKAFKNPWTTDIEYIIAKNTVFL